In Diachasmimorpha longicaudata isolate KC_UGA_2023 chromosome 7, iyDiaLong2, whole genome shotgun sequence, the following proteins share a genomic window:
- the LOC135164843 gene encoding myosuppressin — protein sequence MKCGFFVSITITILVVFPQVYGMPPAQCSPGLLDEVPPRIRKVCVALSTIYELGSAMENYIDDKVPVIHENIPLPDSGVKRQDVDHVFLRFGRRR from the exons ATGAAGTGCGGCTTCTTCGTAAGCATCACGATCACCATCCTCGTAGTTTTCCCCCAGGTGTACGGCATGCCACCCGCTCAATGCAGTCCTGGTCTGCTGGACGAGGTACCGCCAAGGATTCGCAAAGTTTGTGTAGCCTTATCCACTATTTATGAACTGGGCTCGGCAATGGAAAACTACATAGATGACAAAG ttCCCGTGATTCACGAAAATATTCCGCTCCCGGACAGTGGAGTGAAACGTCAAGACGTGGACCACGTGTTTCTCCGTTTCGGTAGACGACGCTAA